A region of Polyangia bacterium DNA encodes the following proteins:
- a CDS encoding zf-HC2 domain-containing protein, translating into MDCETVRPLLADRRRGRLDAAMVSAIDAHVAGCARCRQQLDVEAALDAALDRLPRQRASASLRRQLEQTLGVAPAPSPERRTSRWPSAATVVAPLLSGCLAAALVLIVGRLGSAPPAPSPALAMVDEAVNDHLRVVSSTHPTDIESGGIHQVKPWFTGRLEFSPRVTFSGDDDFPLVGGSIGYFGGRKAAVFLFKRRLHAITLLVFEPQGLAWPAGARPPGGRFDIAETTTRGFTVLLWRDGELGYALVSDVNRQDLTALALKINQE; encoded by the coding sequence ATGGACTGTGAAACCGTGCGTCCTTTGCTGGCTGACCGTCGTCGGGGACGTCTGGACGCGGCCATGGTGAGCGCGATCGACGCCCACGTGGCCGGCTGCGCGCGCTGCCGTCAGCAGCTGGACGTCGAGGCGGCGCTGGACGCCGCGTTGGATCGCTTGCCGCGCCAGCGCGCCTCGGCCAGCCTGCGCCGACAACTGGAGCAGACACTCGGTGTGGCGCCCGCGCCGTCACCCGAGCGTCGGACTAGCCGGTGGCCGTCGGCGGCGACGGTGGTGGCGCCGCTGCTCAGCGGCTGTCTGGCGGCGGCGCTGGTGCTGATCGTCGGGCGCCTTGGCTCGGCGCCACCCGCGCCGTCGCCGGCGCTGGCGATGGTCGACGAGGCGGTCAACGATCACCTGCGCGTGGTCAGCAGCACGCACCCGACGGACATCGAGAGCGGCGGCATTCATCAGGTCAAGCCGTGGTTCACCGGGCGCCTGGAGTTCTCGCCGCGGGTGACGTTCTCGGGCGACGATGATTTTCCGCTGGTGGGCGGCAGCATCGGTTACTTCGGCGGCCGTAAGGCCGCGGTGTTTCTGTTCAAGCGGCGGCTGCACGCCATCACCTTGCTGGTGTTCGAGCCGCAAGGTCTGGCCTGGCCGGCGGGAGCGCGTCCGCCCGGCGGTCGCTTCGACATCGCCGAGACCACCACCCGCGGGTTCACGGTGTTGCTCTGGCGCGACGGCGAGCTGGGATACGCGCTGGTCTCCGACGTCAACCGACAAGACCTGACCGCCCTGGCCTTGAAAATCAATCAGGAGTGA
- a CDS encoding sigma-70 family RNA polymerase sigma factor codes for MRDQANPAWMMRPDSPPAALVPEALAHLDALYDLARRLTHHQADADELVQETYARAIAGARTFVAGNVKAWLFQILRNTFIDLHHRGQPQPLLSELDVIDGAADEFLLRDDRELGRLRRLVGEEIDAALATLSEEARLLVLLDVEGFTESEAAEILGCPVGTVKSRLSRARALLREKLRDYAR; via the coding sequence ATGCGCGACCAGGCCAACCCGGCCTGGATGATGCGCCCTGATTCGCCGCCTGCCGCCCTGGTACCCGAAGCGCTGGCGCACCTCGACGCCCTGTACGATCTGGCGCGCCGCCTGACCCACCACCAGGCCGACGCCGACGAGCTGGTGCAGGAGACCTACGCGCGAGCCATCGCCGGGGCGCGCACGTTTGTCGCGGGCAACGTGAAGGCGTGGTTGTTCCAGATCCTGCGCAACACCTTCATCGATCTGCACCACCGCGGCCAGCCGCAGCCGCTGCTGTCCGAGCTGGACGTCATCGACGGCGCGGCCGACGAATTCTTGCTGCGCGACGATCGCGAACTCGGCCGACTGCGCCGCCTGGTGGGCGAGGAGATCGACGCCGCGCTGGCCACGCTGTCGGAAGAGGCGCGCCTCCTCGTCTTGCTGGACGTCGAAGGGTTCACCGAGAGCGAAGCGGCGGAGATCCTGGGCTGCCCAGTCGGCACGGTGAAGTCGCGCCTGTCGCGCGCCCGGGCCCTTTTGCGGGAAAAACTGCGGGACTATGCGAGATGA